One Syntrophaceae bacterium DNA window includes the following coding sequences:
- a CDS encoding response regulator, which produces MKKSMDLASELNVLGMLDKAREIYSELGDAPAISYIRSNYRLLSKIYHPDLNPNNKEKAEKMQQRINEVAQVINSMPDRELVEVIKNGAQKKPREKWKVLVVEDEFGYQDTLRNIFTMEGFDVRVAIDGDTGYEVYKSFKPDLVLTDVLMPNVSGIELVRRIRSEDPGIKVIYMSGFFGVKRLKRELDDEVAQYRYPTLSKPFKVSHLLDIVKEVLGTG; this is translated from the coding sequence ATGAAGAAATCCATGGATCTGGCCAGTGAACTGAACGTCCTCGGCATGCTGGACAAGGCGAGGGAGATCTACAGTGAACTCGGGGACGCCCCCGCCATTTCCTACATCAGGTCGAATTACAGGCTGTTGTCAAAAATTTACCACCCCGACCTGAACCCGAACAACAAGGAAAAAGCCGAGAAGATGCAGCAGAGGATCAACGAGGTCGCCCAGGTCATCAACTCCATGCCTGACCGGGAACTCGTCGAGGTCATCAAGAACGGCGCGCAGAAAAAGCCCCGGGAGAAATGGAAGGTTCTCGTCGTCGAGGACGAGTTCGGCTATCAGGACACGCTGCGGAACATCTTCACCATGGAGGGGTTCGACGTCCGCGTGGCCATCGACGGGGACACGGGCTACGAGGTCTACAAGAGCTTCAAGCCTGACCTGGTCCTCACCGACGTCCTCATGCCCAATGTGAGCGGCATCGAGCTTGTCCGGCGCATCCGCAGCGAGGACCCCGGCATCAAGGTCATTTACATGAGCGGCTTCTTCGGGGTCAAGCGTCTCAAGAGGGAGCTTGACGACGAGGTGGCCCAGTACCGCTACCCCACCCTCTCGAAGCCCTTCAAGGTCAGCCACCTGCTGGATATCGTAAAGGAGGTTCTCGGTACGGGCTGA
- a CDS encoding alpha/beta hydrolase encodes MKDASRIGCPKLDGPEISGTLFYPRTSWREPVSQEGVRDVLIPVEEGVSIGARYHIGRKEGPSILFFHGNGEIVEDYEDIAFLYIRMGINFLPVDYRGYGHSTGRPSVSAMLRDAHAVFDYTRKWLQLNGCTGPLIVMGRSLGSASALELAESYPDQIDGLIIESGFAHSQTLLNLVGIDMKRAGIDEREAFRHLEKIGRYLGPTLIIHAEFDQILPFTDGEALYRASGSADKRLLKIPGADHNSIFMVGLQDYLKAVREFASRLG; translated from the coding sequence ATGAAAGACGCGAGCCGGATCGGTTGCCCCAAGCTCGACGGTCCCGAGATCAGCGGGACCCTTTTCTACCCCCGGACATCCTGGAGGGAGCCCGTTTCCCAGGAGGGGGTGCGGGATGTCCTCATCCCCGTCGAGGAGGGCGTCTCCATCGGGGCCCGGTACCACATCGGCAGAAAAGAGGGCCCCTCGATCCTGTTCTTCCACGGCAACGGCGAGATCGTCGAGGACTACGAGGACATCGCCTTCCTGTACATCCGGATGGGGATCAACTTCCTGCCCGTCGACTACCGCGGCTACGGGCACTCGACGGGCCGGCCGTCGGTGAGCGCCATGCTGCGCGATGCCCACGCCGTGTTCGACTACACCCGCAAGTGGCTTCAGCTCAACGGCTGCACCGGGCCCCTCATCGTCATGGGGCGCTCCCTGGGCAGTGCATCGGCCCTGGAGCTTGCCGAAAGCTATCCGGACCAGATCGACGGCCTCATCATCGAGAGCGGCTTCGCGCACTCCCAGACTCTTCTGAACCTCGTCGGCATTGACATGAAGCGTGCCGGCATCGACGAGCGCGAGGCCTTCCGCCACCTCGAGAAGATCGGCCGCTACCTCGGTCCGACCCTGATCATCCACGCGGAATTCGACCAGATCCTACCCTTCACGGACGGCGAGGCCCTCTATCGGGCCTCGGGATCGGCAGACAAAAGACTCCTCAAGATCCCCGGCGCAGACCACAACAGCATCTTCATGGTGGGCCTGCAGGATTACCTGAAGGCCGTCAGGGAGTTCGCCTCCCGGCTCGGCTGA
- the sppA gene encoding signal peptide peptidase SppA, whose product MKRMICIALLAAMPLLWSGCAYVNLSLLPEPGPLREKVVEGRGDAKILLLDVTGIISEEKRRTLGMRQESSVIEEFREALRKARRDTKIAGLVVRINSPGGTVTASDILRHEILEYKKQTGVRVAACLMGVAASGGYYVATAADEIVAHPTTITGSIGVIAMKFNVQGLFGKIGVEAEAIKSGDKKDLLSPFRPATEDEKRIVQAVIDQLHARFVDVVADGRKPLSREAVVKLADGRIYTAAQALELKLVDRVGYLDSALEGIKSARNLTEASVIVYHRPGSYKGSVYAEAGTGTTVVNILPQDLESLLPGGMQFMYLWAP is encoded by the coding sequence ATGAAGCGGATGATCTGCATCGCCCTGCTGGCGGCCATGCCCCTGTTGTGGAGCGGCTGCGCCTACGTCAACCTCTCCCTCCTGCCGGAGCCCGGCCCCTTGCGCGAGAAAGTGGTGGAGGGCCGGGGCGACGCCAAGATCCTCCTGCTCGACGTCACGGGGATCATCTCCGAGGAGAAAAGGCGCACCCTGGGGATGCGGCAGGAGAGCTCCGTGATCGAGGAGTTCCGCGAGGCCCTGCGCAAGGCTCGCCGGGACACGAAGATCGCGGGCCTGGTTGTGCGGATCAACTCGCCCGGGGGCACCGTCACGGCCAGCGACATCCTTCGCCACGAGATCCTCGAGTACAAGAAACAGACGGGGGTGCGCGTCGCCGCCTGCCTGATGGGCGTGGCGGCCTCGGGCGGCTACTACGTGGCCACGGCGGCAGACGAGATCGTGGCCCACCCCACGACGATCACCGGCAGCATCGGCGTGATCGCCATGAAGTTCAACGTGCAGGGGCTCTTCGGGAAGATCGGCGTCGAGGCCGAGGCCATCAAGTCCGGCGACAAGAAAGACCTCCTGTCGCCGTTCCGCCCGGCCACGGAGGACGAGAAGAGGATCGTCCAGGCCGTCATCGATCAGCTCCACGCCCGTTTCGTCGATGTCGTCGCCGACGGCAGAAAGCCCCTCTCCCGCGAAGCCGTCGTCAAGCTTGCCGACGGGCGCATCTACACGGCCGCCCAGGCCCTCGAGCTCAAGCTCGTCGACCGCGTGGGCTATCTCGACAGCGCCCTGGAGGGCATCAAGAGCGCCCGGAATCTCACAGAGGCCTCCGTCATCGTATATCACCGGCCCGGCTCCTACAAGGGCTCGGTCTATGCCGAGGCGGGAACCGGCACGACCGTCGTCAACATCCTGCCCCAGGACCTGGAAAGCCTTCTGCCGGGTGGGATGCAGTTCATGTACCTCTGGGCACCGTAA
- a CDS encoding lytic transglycosylase domain-containing protein, protein MMLDEQLLGFMRGGDGDRSLHQRFARWQWGGPVPTAAAPAGKSAAHPAKPSGPAPEEVPPVVKLRKAPDKAEPYGHIIRDAAKTYGVDEGLIRAVIRAESNFRNESTSPKGAMGLMQLMPKTAKELGVRDAYDPRENIMGGTRYLKSLLDRYKGDVPTALAAYNWGMGNVERNPEKLPRETRVYIDRVQRFMDERKA, encoded by the coding sequence ATGATGCTCGACGAACAACTGCTCGGTTTCATGCGGGGCGGGGACGGAGACCGGTCCCTGCATCAGCGCTTTGCCCGGTGGCAGTGGGGCGGGCCCGTCCCGACGGCCGCCGCTCCCGCGGGAAAATCTGCGGCACATCCGGCAAAACCGTCCGGGCCCGCGCCCGAGGAGGTCCCTCCCGTTGTGAAGCTCCGCAAGGCGCCGGACAAGGCGGAACCATACGGGCATATCATCCGCGATGCCGCGAAGACCTATGGCGTCGACGAGGGACTGATCAGGGCCGTCATCCGGGCCGAGAGCAATTTCCGCAACGAGAGCACATCCCCGAAGGGGGCCATGGGCCTGATGCAGCTCATGCCGAAGACGGCAAAGGAGCTGGGCGTGCGGGACGCCTATGACCCCCGGGAGAACATCATGGGGGGGACCCGGTATCTCAAGAGCCTGCTGGACCGTTACAAGGGCGATGTCCCCACGGCACTCGCCGCATACAACTGGGGCATGGGAAACGTCGAGAGGAACCCCGAGAAGCTGCCCAGGGAGACGCGGGTGTACATCGACCGGGTCCAGCGCTTCATGGATGAACGTAAAGCCTGA